A single genomic interval of Terriglobus albidus harbors:
- a CDS encoding IS110 family transposase yields MQIVGCDFHPQWQQVSFLDQETGEYREAKLVNGDGEAERFYRSLSPGALVGIESCGNAQWFIDLLGSLGHTVWVGDAAKIRASYVRKQKTDRRDADHILKLLVEDRFPRLWTPSAKQRDLRQLLIHRHKLVEIRTRVKNGLQHLAMNRGVQKQSRLWSVRGRAELEKLPLEGWSARRREDLLELMKGLDQQIKELDEAVVQAAREDAKAELLMSQPGVGPITAMAFVLTIGDVSRFEYSGKVASYLGLIPSEYTSGGKRKLGAISKQGNRFMRQLLVEAAQTACRLDEGFRKQYQARCHHKPKAVAKVAAARRLAVRLYWMLRLNKRYPEIAHIESSSGVPLAIHGRDVE; encoded by the coding sequence ATGCAGATTGTAGGTTGTGATTTCCATCCGCAGTGGCAGCAGGTTTCATTTTTAGATCAGGAGACTGGCGAGTACCGGGAAGCGAAGCTGGTCAACGGGGACGGGGAGGCGGAGCGGTTCTACCGGTCGTTGTCTCCAGGAGCGCTTGTAGGGATCGAGTCGTGCGGCAACGCGCAGTGGTTTATTGATCTGCTAGGCAGTCTGGGTCACACGGTGTGGGTCGGAGATGCGGCGAAGATCCGAGCCAGCTATGTACGGAAGCAGAAGACGGACCGCCGGGATGCGGACCATATCCTGAAGCTGCTGGTGGAGGACCGGTTTCCGCGGTTGTGGACGCCTTCAGCCAAGCAGCGGGATCTTCGTCAGCTGCTGATCCACCGACACAAGCTGGTGGAGATCCGGACCCGGGTGAAGAACGGGCTGCAGCACCTGGCGATGAACCGTGGCGTACAGAAGCAGTCGCGGCTGTGGAGCGTTCGGGGGAGGGCTGAGTTGGAAAAGCTTCCTCTGGAGGGCTGGAGTGCCCGGCGACGGGAGGATCTGCTGGAGCTGATGAAGGGTCTGGATCAGCAGATCAAGGAGCTGGATGAGGCAGTCGTGCAGGCGGCCAGGGAGGATGCGAAGGCGGAGCTGTTGATGAGCCAGCCGGGAGTCGGTCCGATCACGGCGATGGCCTTCGTACTGACGATCGGCGATGTGAGCCGGTTCGAGTACAGCGGGAAGGTCGCCAGCTATCTGGGCCTGATCCCCAGCGAATACACCTCGGGCGGCAAGCGCAAACTGGGAGCCATCAGCAAGCAGGGCAACCGGTTCATGCGCCAGTTGCTGGTCGAAGCAGCTCAGACGGCCTGCCGGCTGGATGAAGGATTTCGAAAGCAGTATCAGGCTCGCTGCCACCACAAGCCGAAAGCAGTGGCCAAGGTGGCGGCAGCAAGGAGGTTAGCAGTGCGGCTCTACTGGATGCTCAGGCTGAACAAACGCTATCCAGAGATCGCCCATATCGAGAGCAGCTCGGGGGTGCCCCTGGCCATCCATGGTCGTGACGTTGAGTGA
- a CDS encoding S41 family peptidase yields MALRTRRAAFSATVFLATCALAGSLVNQRVGAQQATDENKVRDSLKSFTSAYAVVEQNYADPMTGERIDKAIYDGAIPGMLHTLDPHSNFYDPKAYAQMREDQHGKYYGVGMQIQPQNNKIVVVAPFEGTPAYKAGIRPGDVIVSVDGKSTEGMDSAAVASLLKGARGTHVAVVMAREGSEKNLTFDLVRDEIPRYSVDLAFQIKPGVGYIHVSSFMETTSHEVADALEKFGKVDGLVIDLRGNPGGLLKEAVAMSDKFLQKGQIVVSQKGRAFPDEVYRATRGEQGKSYPIVVLVNRNTASAAEIVSGALQDHDRALIVGETTFGKGLVQTVSTLSENTGLALTTYHYYTPSGRLIQRNYDNVSLYDYYYVRDTPKDNANREVKLTDSGRTVYGGGGITPDEKVETPKSTHLQDQLLIGYAFFNYSKHYLANHPVTKEFTVDDAVIADFKGFLKSAPSTQNITYSDADFDAVKDWIKANIKAELFTSQFGQTEGLHVRADWDPMIQKAVGYLPQAQALADKAANVQKQAALR; encoded by the coding sequence ATGGCTCTTCGCACCCGCCGTGCCGCCTTCTCTGCAACCGTTTTCCTAGCCACATGCGCCCTTGCCGGTTCCTTGGTGAACCAGAGAGTTGGAGCGCAACAGGCCACTGACGAAAACAAAGTTCGCGACAGCCTTAAAAGCTTCACCAGCGCCTATGCCGTGGTCGAGCAGAACTATGCCGACCCCATGACCGGCGAGCGCATCGATAAGGCCATCTACGACGGCGCCATTCCGGGCATGCTGCACACGCTCGATCCACACTCCAACTTCTATGACCCGAAGGCCTACGCGCAGATGCGCGAAGACCAGCACGGTAAGTACTACGGCGTAGGCATGCAGATCCAGCCGCAGAACAATAAGATCGTGGTCGTCGCTCCCTTCGAAGGAACGCCCGCATATAAGGCCGGCATCCGCCCGGGCGATGTGATTGTCTCTGTCGACGGCAAGTCGACCGAAGGCATGGACTCGGCCGCGGTGGCCAGCCTGCTGAAGGGCGCTCGCGGCACCCATGTTGCCGTGGTGATGGCCCGCGAAGGCTCTGAAAAAAACCTGACCTTTGACCTCGTCCGCGATGAGATTCCCCGCTATTCGGTTGATCTGGCCTTCCAGATCAAGCCGGGCGTTGGCTACATTCACGTCTCCAGCTTTATGGAAACCACCAGCCACGAGGTCGCCGATGCCCTGGAGAAGTTCGGCAAAGTCGACGGGCTGGTCATCGATCTGCGCGGCAACCCCGGCGGTCTGCTGAAGGAAGCTGTGGCGATGAGCGACAAGTTCCTGCAGAAGGGACAGATCGTCGTCAGCCAGAAGGGACGCGCCTTCCCGGATGAGGTCTACCGCGCCACCCGCGGCGAACAGGGTAAGTCATATCCCATCGTCGTGCTGGTGAACCGCAACACGGCATCGGCTGCCGAGATCGTATCCGGCGCACTGCAGGATCACGATCGCGCCCTGATCGTAGGTGAAACCACCTTCGGCAAAGGCCTGGTGCAGACCGTCAGCACGCTGAGCGAGAATACCGGCCTGGCGCTGACCACGTATCACTACTACACGCCTAGCGGCCGCCTGATTCAGCGCAACTACGACAACGTCTCGCTCTACGACTACTACTACGTACGCGATACGCCGAAGGACAACGCCAACCGCGAGGTGAAACTCACCGACAGCGGACGCACGGTCTACGGCGGCGGCGGCATCACACCGGACGAGAAGGTTGAAACGCCGAAGTCAACGCACCTGCAGGACCAGTTGCTGATCGGCTACGCCTTCTTCAACTACTCCAAGCACTACCTGGCGAACCATCCGGTCACCAAGGAGTTCACGGTGGACGATGCTGTGATCGCCGACTTCAAGGGCTTCCTGAAGTCTGCTCCGTCGACGCAGAACATCACCTACTCCGATGCTGACTTCGATGCGGTGAAGGACTGGATCAAGGCCAACATCAAGGCTGAGCTCTTCACCTCGCAGTTCGGACAGACCGAAGGTCTGCACGTCCGCGCCGACTGGGACCCGATGATCCAGAAGGCCGTCGGCTACCTTCCGCAGGCACAGGCCCTGGCCGACAAGGCCGCCAATGTGCAGAAGCAGGCCGCACTGCGGTAA
- the fmt gene encoding methionyl-tRNA formyltransferase, whose product MRLVFCGTPQFAVPTLQALIDAGHEIALVVTQPDRPVGRNQEIVAPPVKQLALSHGLRVLQPEKIKTNAEFRAELETVAPEVIVVVAYGRIIPKWMLDLPRYGNINGHASLLPKYRGAAPIQWAIAHGETVTGVTTMLLDEGLDTGAMLLKHEVPIGQEQTSVDLFPILAEVGSKLMVETLAGLQAGTITPQQQDESQATLAPILTREDGRIQYAQPAQWNVNRWRGFQPWPGCFTLFRGKKLTVHGMHAITGTGVPGAVRVDGDSLMVACAEDTMLVLDEVQLEGKKRMPAADFLHGYQVKSGEVLG is encoded by the coding sequence GTGCGCCTGGTCTTCTGCGGTACTCCGCAGTTCGCCGTGCCCACGCTGCAGGCGTTGATCGACGCCGGGCATGAGATCGCCCTGGTGGTGACGCAGCCAGACCGTCCCGTCGGACGCAACCAGGAGATCGTTGCTCCTCCGGTTAAGCAGCTCGCGCTCTCGCATGGGCTGCGTGTCCTGCAGCCGGAGAAGATCAAGACCAACGCAGAGTTCCGCGCGGAGCTGGAGACGGTTGCTCCCGAAGTGATCGTGGTGGTGGCCTACGGCCGCATCATCCCGAAGTGGATGCTCGATCTGCCGCGCTACGGCAACATCAATGGCCATGCTTCACTGCTGCCGAAGTATCGCGGAGCCGCACCGATTCAATGGGCTATCGCTCACGGCGAGACCGTCACTGGTGTGACCACCATGCTGCTGGATGAGGGCCTCGACACCGGCGCGATGCTGCTGAAACACGAGGTGCCGATCGGCCAGGAGCAGACCTCAGTGGATCTGTTTCCGATCCTGGCCGAGGTGGGCTCGAAGCTGATGGTGGAGACGCTCGCCGGGCTGCAAGCAGGAACCATTACGCCGCAGCAACAGGATGAGTCGCAGGCGACACTGGCGCCGATTCTTACGCGCGAAGATGGCCGCATTCAATATGCCCAGCCAGCGCAGTGGAATGTGAATCGCTGGCGCGGGTTTCAGCCGTGGCCGGGGTGCTTCACCCTCTTCCGCGGTAAGAAGCTGACGGTGCATGGCATGCATGCCATCACCGGTACTGGAGTGCCTGGAGCGGTCCGCGTGGATGGCGACAGCCTGATGGTGGCGTGTGCTGAGGACACCATGCTGGTGCTGGATGAAGTACAGCTCGAAGGCAAGAAGCGTATGCCTGCTGCTGACTTCCTACATGGCTACCAGGTGAAGTCTGGCGAGGTGCTGGGGTGA
- a CDS encoding YXWGXW repeat-containing protein translates to MKAKWLTAVVFAGALAAPGNAQVSVGVTIGAPPPPLRYEAPPPIPGPDYLWIDGYWSINRGRYIWVPGRWERRPYAGAYYTHPHYDHYPEGWRLHEGHWDREDHGDHHDWHRH, encoded by the coding sequence ATGAAAGCAAAATGGTTGACAGCAGTCGTCTTCGCCGGAGCACTGGCAGCTCCTGGCAATGCGCAGGTCAGCGTTGGCGTCACCATCGGAGCACCGCCGCCCCCACTGCGTTATGAGGCTCCCCCACCCATCCCGGGTCCTGACTATCTATGGATTGATGGCTACTGGAGTATCAACCGCGGCCGATACATCTGGGTTCCCGGCCGCTGGGAGCGCCGCCCCTACGCCGGAGCGTATTACACCCACCCCCACTACGATCACTATCCCGAAGGCTGGCGCCTTCACGAAGGCCACTGGGACCGTGAAGATCACGGCGACCACCACGACTGGCACCGCCACTAG
- the aroC gene encoding chorismate synthase, producing MLRFSTAGESHGESLVALVSGMPAGVPVDLEYVNRELWRRQQGYGRGGRMRIERDTAHVLSGVRHGHTIGSPVAMTLENRDWKNWTEILPVEPGDPAKHKAVASPRPGHADLAGSLKYDFHDARYVLERASARESAARVAAGALAKLLLKELGIEVASHVIRVGKAELQRPVTWDEIKALHGKDEILLNCADPESEKAMKGEVDGILRTGDTIGGVFEVVAHGVPPGVGTHVNWDERLDGLLAQAVMSLQAVKAVEIGRGVTAAESKGSEVHDAISYGETDGPFTRFERDHNNAGGLEGGISNGEDVIVRGYLKPISTLRRPLGSVNFETREPVKAAYERSDVCVVPAAGVAAEAMVALTLARLVLEKFGGDSLKELKRNFEGYCVQIRNF from the coding sequence ATGCTTCGTTTCTCCACAGCAGGTGAAAGTCACGGCGAGAGTCTCGTCGCGCTGGTCAGTGGTATGCCCGCCGGGGTGCCGGTCGATCTGGAGTACGTCAACCGCGAGCTCTGGCGGCGTCAGCAGGGATATGGCCGCGGCGGCCGTATGCGCATTGAGCGCGATACGGCGCATGTGCTCTCGGGTGTTCGTCATGGCCACACCATCGGCTCGCCGGTCGCCATGACACTGGAGAACCGCGACTGGAAGAACTGGACCGAGATTTTGCCGGTTGAGCCGGGCGACCCCGCGAAGCACAAGGCTGTGGCTTCTCCGCGCCCTGGACACGCCGATCTGGCCGGTTCGCTGAAGTACGACTTTCACGATGCCCGCTATGTACTGGAGCGTGCCTCCGCCCGCGAGTCTGCTGCCCGCGTTGCTGCTGGAGCGCTGGCGAAGCTGCTGCTGAAAGAGCTTGGGATTGAAGTCGCCAGCCACGTCATCCGCGTAGGCAAGGCTGAGCTGCAGCGGCCCGTGACCTGGGATGAGATCAAGGCTCTGCACGGCAAGGACGAGATCCTGCTGAACTGCGCCGACCCCGAGAGCGAGAAGGCCATGAAGGGCGAGGTCGACGGCATCCTGCGCACGGGCGACACCATCGGCGGAGTCTTCGAGGTGGTCGCTCATGGGGTTCCTCCAGGTGTTGGAACGCACGTGAACTGGGACGAGCGTCTGGACGGTCTGCTTGCGCAGGCGGTGATGAGCCTGCAGGCGGTGAAGGCCGTGGAGATCGGCCGTGGTGTCACGGCGGCCGAGTCGAAAGGATCAGAGGTTCACGATGCCATCTCCTACGGCGAGACGGATGGCCCATTCACGCGCTTCGAGCGCGACCACAACAATGCCGGCGGTCTTGAGGGCGGTATCTCGAACGGTGAGGATGTGATCGTGCGCGGCTATCTGAAGCCGATCTCGACACTGCGTCGGCCGCTGGGATCGGTGAACTTTGAGACCCGTGAACCGGTGAAGGCGGCCTATGAACGCTCCGACGTCTGTGTGGTGCCGGCGGCGGGTGTAGCCGCCGAGGCGATGGTTGCACTGACGCTGGCGCGGCTGGTACTGGAGAAGTTTGGCGGCGATTCCTTGAAGGAACTGAAGCGCAATTTCGAGGGCTACTGCGTACAGATTCGTAACTTCTAG
- the def gene encoding peptide deformylase: MIYPIIKFPDPVLMKPAEDVTVFDKELKQLVADMFESMYEAQGIGLAAPQINIAKRLCIIDLSFKKDPAQKIVLINPEIIENSGKQHEEEGCLSLPEIREKVNRAFQVKVRAQDVEGKWFEIEGTELLSRAFQHEIDHLNGILFIDHLSRLKRDLVLRRIRKMQKNGEW, encoded by the coding sequence ATGATCTATCCCATTATTAAGTTTCCCGACCCTGTGTTGATGAAGCCCGCCGAAGATGTCACGGTCTTCGACAAAGAGCTGAAGCAGTTGGTTGCGGACATGTTCGAGTCTATGTACGAGGCGCAGGGCATTGGTCTGGCGGCGCCGCAGATCAATATTGCGAAGCGCCTCTGCATCATCGATCTCTCGTTCAAGAAGGATCCGGCGCAGAAGATCGTACTGATCAATCCCGAGATCATCGAAAACTCAGGCAAGCAGCACGAAGAAGAGGGCTGCCTGAGCCTGCCGGAGATCCGCGAGAAGGTGAACCGCGCCTTCCAGGTGAAGGTTCGCGCGCAGGATGTCGAAGGCAAGTGGTTTGAGATCGAAGGTACAGAGCTGCTGTCGCGAGCCTTCCAGCACGAGATCGATCACCTGAACGGCATTCTGTTCATCGATCATCTCAGCCGTTTGAAGCGCGACCTGGTGCTGCGCCGCATTCGCAAGATGCAGAAGAACGGGGAGTGGTAG
- a CDS encoding ABC transporter permease translates to MERLLRDVRFGVRSLLRSPRFSVGAVLTLSLGIGVSTAMFSVIHSVLLKAWPVQDSSRLIVVSQRQANGNSNLFSTRDFLEWKQKGGLLAQMGAHVSWAFNLSGSGAQPERVAGGEVSYEWLPALGVQPMLGRLFSPQEDVAGAGGFVVLSSALWKGRYGANPDIIGKPIQLNGAPYTVVGVMPAGFNGFTGKELLWTPLQLHPGSGVSSSSTLHWLSGLVRLPDGVSLAQARSELDSIAARLHRQDPGGDEGFGVDLQTLNDAFTRNVRPALLMLMGCVCFVLLIACANVANLLLARGAARQREMAVRTALGASPFRIVRQLLTESVLLAGAGGVIGIGIAFLLLRGMLAIHPTSVPRIEEIGIDGMVLMFSFFVSVTVGILFGLVPAIDAARVDLNDSLREHGGTSGHRFGRNRSVLVILETALACMLLIGTGLALRSLWSLRSVKLGFAPEHVLTFRIAAPPLLSGSGISGFYHDVAERVRALPGVQSAAIARDLPLSGTDPSMPIDTEGKTSSAVPGEIVTRYRTVDEGYFHTLQIPLLQGRAFSQQDTSTSMSVAIVSESLARKYWPGESAVSKRIKPQFTGSLWCVVVGVAADVRHWGADVVIEPTAYYPYTQVPDSMRSLIEANMAIAIRSRMSQNDLLHSIHSAVANVNSQVPVYEVKAMDSMVADSDSLRNFDVLLLGGFSFLSLALAAVGVYAVMAYFVSQRTREIGIHIALGASSREVLRLILRQGARLAIVGSVVGVVGAFLLRKVMASFLYGLSANDPLILFTAPCMMVLVIVLACWLPARRATKIDPITALRYE, encoded by the coding sequence ATGGAGAGATTGCTGCGGGATGTTCGTTTCGGGGTCCGATCGCTTCTGAGATCGCCGCGCTTTTCCGTTGGGGCAGTGCTTACTTTGTCGCTGGGAATTGGTGTCAGCACCGCGATGTTCAGTGTGATTCACTCGGTTCTGCTGAAAGCCTGGCCGGTTCAGGATTCCAGTCGTCTGATCGTTGTGTCGCAACGCCAGGCCAATGGGAACAGTAATCTCTTCTCCACGCGCGATTTTCTGGAATGGAAGCAGAAGGGCGGGCTACTGGCCCAAATGGGCGCACATGTTTCTTGGGCATTTAATCTCAGCGGATCTGGAGCGCAGCCCGAGCGGGTCGCAGGCGGCGAGGTCTCGTACGAGTGGCTGCCCGCTCTGGGTGTTCAGCCAATGCTCGGACGATTGTTTTCGCCGCAAGAGGATGTGGCGGGAGCTGGTGGCTTTGTCGTCCTCAGTTCGGCCTTATGGAAAGGCCGGTACGGCGCTAACCCAGATATCATTGGCAAGCCAATTCAGCTTAATGGAGCGCCCTATACCGTTGTCGGTGTGATGCCCGCCGGATTCAACGGCTTCACCGGGAAAGAATTGTTGTGGACCCCGTTACAGCTTCATCCGGGAAGCGGAGTCAGCTCGTCCTCGACTCTCCACTGGCTGAGCGGTTTGGTCCGCCTACCCGATGGAGTCAGCCTCGCGCAGGCGCGGAGCGAATTGGACTCGATTGCAGCCCGTCTGCATCGACAGGACCCAGGTGGTGATGAGGGTTTTGGGGTCGACCTGCAGACGCTTAATGATGCATTTACACGCAATGTGCGGCCTGCGCTGTTGATGCTGATGGGCTGTGTCTGCTTCGTGCTGCTGATTGCCTGCGCCAACGTTGCCAATCTCCTGCTTGCTCGCGGTGCGGCGCGGCAGCGCGAGATGGCTGTTCGTACTGCACTCGGGGCCTCTCCCTTTCGCATCGTTCGTCAGCTGCTGACTGAGAGCGTCCTGCTGGCAGGAGCAGGCGGAGTAATTGGTATTGGAATTGCCTTTCTTCTGCTGCGCGGAATGCTCGCCATCCATCCGACCTCAGTTCCTCGCATCGAAGAAATTGGCATCGACGGCATGGTTCTGATGTTTTCCTTTTTCGTTTCTGTGACGGTGGGCATTTTATTTGGTCTAGTACCCGCCATCGATGCCGCGCGTGTCGATCTGAACGACAGTTTGCGAGAACACGGTGGCACGTCCGGCCATCGATTTGGGCGCAATCGCTCCGTCCTGGTCATCCTCGAAACGGCGCTTGCGTGCATGCTTCTGATCGGGACCGGACTTGCTCTAAGAAGCCTGTGGTCTCTCAGGAGCGTGAAGCTCGGCTTCGCGCCAGAGCATGTGCTCACGTTCCGCATTGCTGCGCCGCCGCTACTTTCCGGATCAGGAATTTCCGGCTTCTACCACGATGTCGCCGAACGTGTTCGCGCCCTGCCTGGGGTGCAATCAGCTGCGATCGCGCGTGATCTTCCGCTTAGCGGCACCGATCCCTCCATGCCAATCGACACTGAAGGCAAAACGTCTTCGGCTGTTCCTGGAGAGATCGTGACACGATATCGGACGGTGGATGAAGGTTATTTCCACACGCTTCAGATACCACTGTTGCAAGGGCGCGCTTTTAGTCAACAAGACACGTCAACTTCTATGTCGGTTGCCATCGTGAGCGAGAGTCTCGCACGTAAATATTGGCCGGGAGAAAGTGCTGTAAGCAAGCGGATCAAGCCTCAATTCACCGGCAGTTTGTGGTGCGTGGTGGTCGGAGTCGCCGCCGACGTCCGTCACTGGGGCGCTGATGTTGTGATCGAACCCACGGCATATTATCCCTACACGCAGGTTCCCGACAGCATGCGCTCACTGATCGAAGCAAATATGGCGATTGCGATCCGCAGCCGAATGTCGCAGAACGATCTTCTTCATTCAATCCATTCAGCAGTGGCGAACGTCAACTCGCAAGTCCCGGTCTATGAGGTGAAGGCAATGGATTCGATGGTTGCCGATTCCGATTCGCTGCGCAATTTCGATGTCCTGCTTCTGGGGGGATTTTCCTTTTTGTCATTGGCTCTTGCTGCAGTTGGGGTGTATGCGGTCATGGCCTATTTCGTTTCGCAGCGTACGCGGGAGATTGGCATCCATATCGCGCTGGGTGCAAGTTCGCGCGAAGTCCTGCGGCTGATCCTCCGGCAGGGTGCACGATTGGCGATTGTCGGATCGGTCGTCGGCGTTGTCGGCGCATTTCTCCTGCGGAAGGTTATGGCTAGCTTTTTGTACGGACTCAGCGCCAACGATCCTCTTATCCTGTTCACCGCTCCGTGCATGATGGTACTTGTCATCGTATTGGCATGCTGGCTACCGGCTCGCAGGGCCACGAAGATCGATCCGATAACGGCTTTGCGTTACGAATAG
- a CDS encoding peptidylprolyl isomerase yields the protein MTIRPSILTGSASLLLAVSAFAQQQKSSAPRYVSPIAQKQPVNSPTPKAITPDAEVVEDMVVRVNDQIISRSDYERAQQQLEGEITQNRLSPEDADKRRKDLLRDLIDQQLLISKGKELGVNADAEVVRRLDEIRKQNHFDSMEALEKAAREQGVSFEDFKASIRNNIVTGEVVRNEVGRKLQMTHADELRYYNAHKNEFSQPEQIHLAEILIPTPGTPTDADIAAAQKKADDVAAQLAAGAKFEDLAKTVSGGPTAAQGGDLGMFKRGAGMLAQVLEDKTFPLKAGENTAPIRTRQGFVILKVTEHTAAGVPPLEQIEPQVQEAMYSEQMNPALRAYLTKLREDAYIDLRPGYADSGSSGRQTSFVFTAYTPPAPKKKVNKSRFDTAKTGRLAQAPKDGAQLASLPLDKNGKPKKIKREKVRYGQAPRTALPAAPEDQVANTGAQQEAAPGTAIAPVDSNPLSQANADAAAAAAAANVDPLAPKAQVADHKSRYSAKQKEFEQAKVDRKAAFAREKAAAMPDAPQEEEVQSRKVQSSALGLNGNNGKKKVKRKKGEEKKRIQQTVQAPSETQKEVNSQRNDDGTYKSPVPPGTGDTTNR from the coding sequence ATGACCATTCGTCCATCCATCCTGACAGGCAGCGCCAGCCTGCTTCTGGCTGTTTCCGCGTTCGCCCAGCAGCAGAAGTCCAGCGCTCCGCGCTATGTAAGCCCCATTGCCCAGAAGCAGCCGGTGAATTCGCCCACGCCCAAGGCCATCACACCCGACGCCGAGGTGGTGGAGGACATGGTCGTCCGCGTGAATGACCAGATCATCTCCCGCTCAGACTATGAGCGGGCCCAGCAGCAGCTCGAGGGTGAAATCACGCAGAACCGGCTGTCTCCGGAAGACGCTGACAAGCGCCGTAAGGATCTGCTGCGCGATCTGATCGACCAGCAACTGTTGATTTCAAAGGGCAAGGAGCTCGGCGTCAATGCCGACGCCGAGGTTGTTCGCCGCCTGGACGAGATCCGCAAGCAGAACCACTTTGATTCGATGGAGGCCCTGGAGAAGGCGGCCCGCGAGCAGGGTGTGAGCTTTGAGGACTTCAAAGCATCGATTCGCAACAATATTGTTACCGGCGAAGTGGTGCGCAACGAGGTCGGCCGTAAGTTGCAGATGACGCACGCCGACGAGCTGCGCTACTACAACGCCCACAAGAACGAGTTCAGCCAGCCGGAACAGATCCACCTGGCCGAGATTCTGATTCCCACCCCCGGCACCCCGACCGACGCCGATATCGCTGCCGCCCAGAAGAAGGCGGACGACGTAGCCGCGCAACTGGCCGCAGGAGCGAAGTTTGAGGATTTGGCCAAGACCGTCTCCGGCGGACCGACGGCGGCGCAGGGTGGCGACCTGGGTATGTTCAAGCGCGGCGCCGGCATGTTGGCGCAAGTGCTTGAAGACAAGACGTTTCCTCTGAAGGCCGGCGAAAATACCGCTCCCATCCGTACTCGTCAGGGTTTCGTGATCCTGAAGGTGACGGAGCATACTGCAGCCGGCGTTCCTCCGCTGGAGCAGATCGAGCCCCAGGTGCAGGAGGCGATGTACTCCGAGCAGATGAATCCGGCGCTGCGTGCCTACCTGACCAAGCTGCGTGAGGATGCCTATATTGATCTGCGGCCGGGCTATGCGGATTCCGGCTCTTCGGGCCGCCAGACTTCGTTTGTCTTTACCGCCTATACGCCGCCTGCTCCGAAGAAGAAGGTGAACAAGTCGCGCTTCGATACGGCGAAGACGGGCCGTCTTGCCCAGGCTCCCAAGGACGGAGCGCAGCTTGCCAGCCTGCCTCTGGATAAGAACGGCAAGCCGAAGAAGATCAAGCGCGAGAAGGTACGTTACGGCCAGGCTCCGCGTACGGCGCTGCCTGCGGCTCCTGAGGACCAGGTCGCCAACACCGGGGCGCAGCAGGAGGCTGCTCCCGGCACCGCGATCGCCCCGGTGGACAGCAATCCGCTGTCGCAGGCGAATGCCGATGCTGCCGCAGCGGCGGCTGCCGCCAATGTCGATCCGCTGGCTCCGAAGGCTCAGGTGGCCGATCATAAGTCGCGCTACTCCGCCAAGCAGAAGGAGTTTGAGCAGGCGAAGGTTGACCGCAAAGCTGCCTTTGCCCGTGAGAAGGCAGCTGCTATGCCCGATGCTCCGCAGGAGGAAGAGGTGCAGAGCCGCAAGGTGCAGTCTTCTGCTCTCGGTCTGAATGGCAACAACGGTAAGAAGAAGGTAAAGCGCAAGAAGGGTGAGGAGAAGAAGCGCATCCAGCAGACCGTCCAGGCGCCCTCGGAGACGCAGAAGGAAGTCAACAGCCAGCGCAACGATGACGGTACGTATAAGAGTCCGGTACCGCCGGGAACCGGCGATACGACGAATCGGTAA
- a CDS encoding 3'-5' exoribonuclease YhaM family protein, producing MKSFFIADASQYENEVITSYFALGSISAREKKSGSGQYLALTLVDKTGTMDARMWDEFEDALRTCEPGCYVKVQGQISKYNGRFQITLQKLRLAAESEVDPADFLPHTQYDIGEMWQELRSTVDAFSNVHLQRLVNAFLDDPVIGPAFMSAPAAKVLHHAWIGGLLEHVVFLLRMCKRVAPQYPEVDPDLLCTAAILHDVGKTRELEWKSSFAYSAEGQLIGHISIAMGMLRDKLALISQVEPFPERLRILVEHIILSHHGSLEFGSPKLPMFAEALVFHAIDDLEAKMQNLRTQLANHVAGGAQPGSVTDWIRSMDRQLVDSKEYLKND from the coding sequence ATGAAGTCTTTCTTTATCGCAGACGCCTCGCAGTACGAGAACGAGGTCATTACCAGCTACTTTGCGTTGGGCTCCATCTCGGCGCGCGAGAAAAAGTCGGGTAGCGGACAGTACCTGGCGCTCACGCTGGTAGACAAGACCGGCACCATGGACGCACGCATGTGGGACGAGTTCGAGGACGCGCTGCGTACCTGCGAACCCGGCTGCTATGTGAAGGTGCAGGGACAGATCTCGAAGTACAACGGCCGTTTCCAGATCACGCTGCAAAAGCTTCGCCTGGCCGCTGAGAGCGAGGTCGACCCGGCAGACTTCCTGCCGCATACGCAGTACGACATCGGAGAGATGTGGCAGGAGCTGCGCTCGACCGTCGACGCCTTCAGCAACGTGCATCTGCAGCGGCTGGTGAATGCGTTCCTCGATGATCCGGTCATTGGGCCGGCGTTCATGAGCGCTCCCGCGGCAAAGGTACTGCACCATGCCTGGATCGGCGGTCTGCTGGAGCATGTCGTCTTCCTGCTGCGCATGTGCAAGCGGGTGGCTCCGCAGTATCCCGAGGTGGATCCCGATCTGCTGTGCACGGCGGCCATTCTGCATGACGTTGGCAAGACTCGCGAGCTGGAGTGGAAGTCGAGCTTTGCCTACTCGGCCGAGGGACAGCTTATCGGGCATATCTCCATTGCGATGGGCATGCTGCGCGACAAGCTCGCACTGATCTCGCAGGTGGAGCCGTTTCCGGAGAGACTGCGCATCCTGGTGGAGCACATCATCCTGTCGCACCACGGATCGCTCGAGTTCGGTTCGCCCAAGCTGCCTATGTTTGCGGAGGCGCTGGTCTTCCATGCGATCGACGATCTCGAAGCGAAGATGCAGAACCTGAGGACACAGCTTGCGAACCATGTCGCCGGCGGAGCACAGCCGGGTTCGGTGACCGACTGGATCCGGAGTATGGACCGGCAGTTGGTGGATTCGAAGGAATACTTGAAGAACGATTGA